One Xiphophorus hellerii strain 12219 chromosome 24, Xiphophorus_hellerii-4.1, whole genome shotgun sequence DNA window includes the following coding sequences:
- the zeb2b gene encoding zinc finger E-box-binding homeobox 2b isoform X1 yields MKQEIMADGPRCKRRKQANPRRKNAALNYENVVETGSETEEEDKLPVSEEDPLINGTGSPASLTNPEVSPRADSHGLLTKDEEDDEMRDSGVEHIWPDNDILSASVDGTDEIKDDFDALGPEATLQAVGNGTVKSMDCTSELEDFFAKRKLDDGDSHVVSIAEYLQRGDTAIIYPEAPEELSRLGTPEATGPEENDLPPGTPDAFAQLLTCPYCDRGYKRLTSLKEHIKYRHEKNEENFACPLCNYTFAYRTQLERHMATHKPARDQHQLLNQAAGNRKFKCTECGKAFKYKHHLKEHLRIHSGEKPYECPNCKKRFSHSGSYSSHISSKKCIGLIAVNGRMRTNLKAGSSPTSASASPTNTAITQLRQKIENGKSLGLADHGSHMSIKTEPLDFNDYKLMMASHGFGAPVPFMNGGMGGNSPLGVNHHNSTAQSPLQHLSMASLESQFGGYPGQLANNLSEVQKVLQIVDNTVCRQKMDCKPEELSKLKAYMKELGNQMEEQKQGLTSSGGPQVGLPLVNHNGATKSIIDYTLEKVNEAKACLQSLTTDSKRQISNIKREKSNHMLEGGVEEKVPENMFTPYACQYCKETFPGPIPLHQHERYLCKMNEEIKAVLQPSENLMANKPGIFMEKNSHSSILSEKGLTGPLHPYRDHMSVLKAYFAMNMEPNSEELLKISIAVGLPQEFVKEWFEQRKMYEYSTTRTPPLEHRNNTEMVVGTNNHQTPPKDSLAARSPMSLIKPADRITSPSIAELHNNVSNCDNSLRHLKNHQFGSNGKSAGDKLDHSRSNTPSPLNLSSTSSKNSHSSSYTPNSLTSEDLQAEPLDLSLPRLMKEPKHALTIKSRPKVNSITIDHNSIPSPREHFEEPLNLAYLKKDFSGSTNNGNLEKSTSPIFGINPFAAKPLYTSLPPQSAFPPATFMPPMQASIPGLRPYPGMDQMGFLPHMAYTYAAGAATFAEMQQRRKYQRKPGFQGDLLDGTPDYLSGLDDMTDPDSCLSRKKIKKTESGMYACDLCDKTFQKSSSLLRHKYEHTGKRPHQCQICKKAFKHKHHLIEHSRLHSGEKPYQCDKCGKRFSHSGSYSQHMNHRYSYCKREAEEREAAEREAREKGHLEPTELLMSRAYLQGMTPQGYPAEHEAILRHDGVNGGIRAEGRKEVDGTYAKIGRRDEFEEEEEEESKSMDTDPDTLRDEEENGEHSMDDSSLDGKTETKSDHEDAMEDGM; encoded by the exons CAGCTCTTAACTATGAGAATGTGGTGGAGACGGGCTCAGAGACGGAGGAGGAGGACAAGCTGCCCGTGTCCGAGGAAGACCCCCTGATCAACGGCACGGGCAGCCCAGCAAGCCTCACCAACCCCGAGGTGTCGCCGCGCGCCGACAGCCACGGCCTGCTGACCAAGGACGAAGAGGACGACGAGATGCGGGACAGCGGCGTGGAGCACATCTGGCCTGACAACGACATCCTGAGTGCCTCGGTCGATGGTACTG ATGAAATAAAAGATGATTTTGATGCCCTGGGGCCAGAAGCCACCTTACAGGCAGTTGGAAACGGTACAG tCAAAAGCATGGATTGCACTTCAGAGCTGGAGGACTTCTTCGCCAAGCGAAAGCTGGACGACGGCGACAGCCACGTGGTGAGCATCGCCGAGTACCTGCAGCGCGGCGACACCGCCATCATTTACCCAGAAGCCCCGGAGGAGCTGAGCCGGCTGGGAACGCCGGAGGCAACGGGACCCGAGGAAAACG ACCTGCCACCTGGAACGCCAGATGCCTTCGCCCAACTGTTGACCTGCCCCTACTGCGACCGGGGCTACAAGCGTTTGACTTCGCTCAAGGAGCACATCAAGTACCGCCATGAGAAGAACGAGGAGAACTTCGCCTGCCCCCTGTGCAACTACACGTTCGCCTACCGCACTCAGCTGGAGCGGCATATGGCCACACACAAGCCCGCCAGGGATCAG CACCAACTGCTCAACCAAGCAGCCGGAAACCGCAAGTTTAAATGCACGGAGTGCGGCAAGGCCTTCAAGTACAAACACCATCTGAAGGAGCACCTCCGGATTCACAGCG GTGAGAAACCCTACGAGTGTCCCAACTGCAAGAAGCGCTTCTCCCACTCGGGCTCCTACAGCTCCCACATCAGCAGCAAGAAGTGCATCGGTCTGATCGCCGTCAACGGCCGCATGCGCACCAACCTGAAGGCGGGCTCCTCCCCCACCTCCGCCTCCGCCTCACCCACCAACACTGCCATCACCCAGCTGCGCCAGAAGATCGAGAACGGCAAGTCGCTGGGCCTCGCCGATCACGGGAGCCACATGAGCATCAAAACGGAGCCGCTAGACTTCAACGACTACAAGCTGATGATGGCTTCCCACGGGTTCGGCGCTCCTGTTCCGTTTATGAACGGAGGGATGGGAGGGAACAGTCCGCTGGGCGTCAACCACCACAACTCGACGGCGCAGAGCCCTCTGCAGCATCTGAGCATGGCCAGCCTGGAGTCGCAGTTTGGCGGCTACCCAGGTCAGTTGGCGAACAACCTTAGCGAGGTGCAGAAGGTCCTCCAGATCGTGGACAACACTGTGTGCAGGCAGAAAATGGACTGCAAGCCAGAGGAGCTCTCCAAGCTCAAGGCCTACATGAAGGAGCTGGGAAACCAGATGGAGGAGCAGAAGCAGGGGTTGACGTCGTCAGGGGGGCCTCAGGTTGGTCTTCCATTGGTCAATCACAACGGCGCCACCAAAAGCATCATCGACTATACATTAGAGAAAGTGAACGAAGCCAAAGCCTGCCTCCAGAGCTTGACGACAGACTCAAAGAGACAGATTAGCAATATCAAACGAGAGAAATCCAACCACATGCTCGAAGGAGGTGTGGAGGAGAAGGTGCCGGAAAACATGTTTACACCGTATGCTTGTCAGTATTGCAAAGAAACCTTCCCAGGGCCAATACCTTTGCACCAACATGAACGCTACCTGTGCAAAATGAACGAGGAGATCAAAGCTGTGCTGCAGCCCAGTGAGAATCTGATGGCTAACAAACCAGGGATATTCATGGAGAAGAACTCCCACTCCTCCATTTTGTCTGAGAAGGGACTCACCGGCCCCCTCCACCCCTACAGGGACCACATGTCTGTGCTGAAAGCTTACTTTGCCATGAACATGGAGCCCAACTCAGAGGAGCTGCTCAAAATTTCCATAGCAGTCGGCCTTCCTCAGGAATTTGTCAAGGAATGGTTTGAGCAGCGAAAGATGTACGAGTATAGCACTACCAGGACCCCACCACTAGAGCACAGGAACAACACGGAAATGGTTGTCGGAACAAATAACCACCAAACTCCTCCAAAAGACTCTTTGGCAGCTAGGTCGCCCATGTCTCTTATCAAGCCTGCCGACCGCATCACGTCCCCCTCCATCGCGGAGCTCCACAACAACGTCAGCAACTGTGACAACTCGCTTAGACATTTGAAGAACCACCAGTTCGGCAGCAACGGCAAGTCCGCCGGCGATAAGTTGGACCACTCCCGCAGCAACACTCCGTCGCCTCTGAACCTGTCGTCCACATCTTCCAAAAACTCCCACAGCAGCTCCTACACTCCAAACAGCCTGACGTCGGAGGACCTGCAAGCCGAGCCGCTCGACCTCTCTCTGCCCAGACTCATGAAGGAACCCAAGCACGCACTGACCATCAAGAGCAGGCCGAAGGTCAACAGCATCACCATCGACCACAACAGCATCCCGTCTCCCCGAGAGCACTTTGAAGAGCCACTGAACTTGGCCTATCTCAAGAAGGACTTCTCAGGCTCAACCAACAATGGGAACCTTGAAAAAAGCACTAGCCCCATCTTTGGCATTAATCCGTTTGCTGCCAAACCTTTGTATACGTCACTTCCACCACAGAGCGCTTTCCCCCCGGCCACATTCATGCCCCCCATGCAGGCCAGCATACCGGGTCTCAGGCCATACCCGGGCATGGATCAAATGGGCTTCCTACCGCACATGGCCTACACTTACGCAGCAGGGGCGGCTACCTTTGCCGAGATGCAGCAGAGGAGAAAGTACCAGCGAAAACCGGGTTTCCAG GGGGACCTGCTTGACGGTACACCAGATTACTTGTCAGGGCTGGACGACATGACAGACCCCGACTCCTGTCTGTCGCGGAAGAAGATTAAGAAGACCGAAAGTGGTATGTACGCGTGTGACTTGTGCGACAAAACATTCCAGAAGAGCAGTTCCCTTCTAAGACACAAATATGAACACACAG GCAAGCGGCCGCACCAGTGCCAGATCTGCAAGAAAGCcttcaaacacaaacaccatCTCATCGAGCACTCGCGGCTGCACTCCGGAGAGAAGCCGTACCAGTGCGACAAATGCGGGAAGCGCTTCTCGCACTCGGGCTCCTACTCGCAGCACATGAACCATCGCTACTCCTACTGCAAGCGGGAGGCCGAGGAGCGGGAGGCGGCGGAGAGGGAGGCCCGGGAGAAGGGCCACCTGGAGCCCACCGAGCTGCTGATGAGCAGGGCGTACTTGCAGGGCATGACTCCTCAGGGCTACCCAGCGGAGCACGAGGCCATCCTGAGGCACGACGGCGTGAACGGAGGGATCAGGGCGGAGGGGCGGAAGGAGGTAGACGGAACGTACGCGAAGATAGGACGGAGGGACGAGTtcgaggaggaggaagaggaggagagcaaGAGCATGGACACGGACCCGGACACGTTGAGGGACGAGGAGGAGAACGGGGAGCACTCGATGGACGACAGCTCGCTGGACGGCAAAACGGAAACCAAATCGGATCACGAGGACGCCATGGAGGACGGCATGTAA
- the zeb2b gene encoding zinc finger E-box-binding homeobox 2b isoform X2 — protein MKQEIMADGPRCKRRKQANPRRKNALNYENVVETGSETEEEDKLPVSEEDPLINGTGSPASLTNPEVSPRADSHGLLTKDEEDDEMRDSGVEHIWPDNDILSASVDGTDEIKDDFDALGPEATLQAVGNGTVKSMDCTSELEDFFAKRKLDDGDSHVVSIAEYLQRGDTAIIYPEAPEELSRLGTPEATGPEENDLPPGTPDAFAQLLTCPYCDRGYKRLTSLKEHIKYRHEKNEENFACPLCNYTFAYRTQLERHMATHKPARDQHQLLNQAAGNRKFKCTECGKAFKYKHHLKEHLRIHSGEKPYECPNCKKRFSHSGSYSSHISSKKCIGLIAVNGRMRTNLKAGSSPTSASASPTNTAITQLRQKIENGKSLGLADHGSHMSIKTEPLDFNDYKLMMASHGFGAPVPFMNGGMGGNSPLGVNHHNSTAQSPLQHLSMASLESQFGGYPGQLANNLSEVQKVLQIVDNTVCRQKMDCKPEELSKLKAYMKELGNQMEEQKQGLTSSGGPQVGLPLVNHNGATKSIIDYTLEKVNEAKACLQSLTTDSKRQISNIKREKSNHMLEGGVEEKVPENMFTPYACQYCKETFPGPIPLHQHERYLCKMNEEIKAVLQPSENLMANKPGIFMEKNSHSSILSEKGLTGPLHPYRDHMSVLKAYFAMNMEPNSEELLKISIAVGLPQEFVKEWFEQRKMYEYSTTRTPPLEHRNNTEMVVGTNNHQTPPKDSLAARSPMSLIKPADRITSPSIAELHNNVSNCDNSLRHLKNHQFGSNGKSAGDKLDHSRSNTPSPLNLSSTSSKNSHSSSYTPNSLTSEDLQAEPLDLSLPRLMKEPKHALTIKSRPKVNSITIDHNSIPSPREHFEEPLNLAYLKKDFSGSTNNGNLEKSTSPIFGINPFAAKPLYTSLPPQSAFPPATFMPPMQASIPGLRPYPGMDQMGFLPHMAYTYAAGAATFAEMQQRRKYQRKPGFQGDLLDGTPDYLSGLDDMTDPDSCLSRKKIKKTESGMYACDLCDKTFQKSSSLLRHKYEHTGKRPHQCQICKKAFKHKHHLIEHSRLHSGEKPYQCDKCGKRFSHSGSYSQHMNHRYSYCKREAEEREAAEREAREKGHLEPTELLMSRAYLQGMTPQGYPAEHEAILRHDGVNGGIRAEGRKEVDGTYAKIGRRDEFEEEEEEESKSMDTDPDTLRDEEENGEHSMDDSSLDGKTETKSDHEDAMEDGM, from the exons CTCTTAACTATGAGAATGTGGTGGAGACGGGCTCAGAGACGGAGGAGGAGGACAAGCTGCCCGTGTCCGAGGAAGACCCCCTGATCAACGGCACGGGCAGCCCAGCAAGCCTCACCAACCCCGAGGTGTCGCCGCGCGCCGACAGCCACGGCCTGCTGACCAAGGACGAAGAGGACGACGAGATGCGGGACAGCGGCGTGGAGCACATCTGGCCTGACAACGACATCCTGAGTGCCTCGGTCGATGGTACTG ATGAAATAAAAGATGATTTTGATGCCCTGGGGCCAGAAGCCACCTTACAGGCAGTTGGAAACGGTACAG tCAAAAGCATGGATTGCACTTCAGAGCTGGAGGACTTCTTCGCCAAGCGAAAGCTGGACGACGGCGACAGCCACGTGGTGAGCATCGCCGAGTACCTGCAGCGCGGCGACACCGCCATCATTTACCCAGAAGCCCCGGAGGAGCTGAGCCGGCTGGGAACGCCGGAGGCAACGGGACCCGAGGAAAACG ACCTGCCACCTGGAACGCCAGATGCCTTCGCCCAACTGTTGACCTGCCCCTACTGCGACCGGGGCTACAAGCGTTTGACTTCGCTCAAGGAGCACATCAAGTACCGCCATGAGAAGAACGAGGAGAACTTCGCCTGCCCCCTGTGCAACTACACGTTCGCCTACCGCACTCAGCTGGAGCGGCATATGGCCACACACAAGCCCGCCAGGGATCAG CACCAACTGCTCAACCAAGCAGCCGGAAACCGCAAGTTTAAATGCACGGAGTGCGGCAAGGCCTTCAAGTACAAACACCATCTGAAGGAGCACCTCCGGATTCACAGCG GTGAGAAACCCTACGAGTGTCCCAACTGCAAGAAGCGCTTCTCCCACTCGGGCTCCTACAGCTCCCACATCAGCAGCAAGAAGTGCATCGGTCTGATCGCCGTCAACGGCCGCATGCGCACCAACCTGAAGGCGGGCTCCTCCCCCACCTCCGCCTCCGCCTCACCCACCAACACTGCCATCACCCAGCTGCGCCAGAAGATCGAGAACGGCAAGTCGCTGGGCCTCGCCGATCACGGGAGCCACATGAGCATCAAAACGGAGCCGCTAGACTTCAACGACTACAAGCTGATGATGGCTTCCCACGGGTTCGGCGCTCCTGTTCCGTTTATGAACGGAGGGATGGGAGGGAACAGTCCGCTGGGCGTCAACCACCACAACTCGACGGCGCAGAGCCCTCTGCAGCATCTGAGCATGGCCAGCCTGGAGTCGCAGTTTGGCGGCTACCCAGGTCAGTTGGCGAACAACCTTAGCGAGGTGCAGAAGGTCCTCCAGATCGTGGACAACACTGTGTGCAGGCAGAAAATGGACTGCAAGCCAGAGGAGCTCTCCAAGCTCAAGGCCTACATGAAGGAGCTGGGAAACCAGATGGAGGAGCAGAAGCAGGGGTTGACGTCGTCAGGGGGGCCTCAGGTTGGTCTTCCATTGGTCAATCACAACGGCGCCACCAAAAGCATCATCGACTATACATTAGAGAAAGTGAACGAAGCCAAAGCCTGCCTCCAGAGCTTGACGACAGACTCAAAGAGACAGATTAGCAATATCAAACGAGAGAAATCCAACCACATGCTCGAAGGAGGTGTGGAGGAGAAGGTGCCGGAAAACATGTTTACACCGTATGCTTGTCAGTATTGCAAAGAAACCTTCCCAGGGCCAATACCTTTGCACCAACATGAACGCTACCTGTGCAAAATGAACGAGGAGATCAAAGCTGTGCTGCAGCCCAGTGAGAATCTGATGGCTAACAAACCAGGGATATTCATGGAGAAGAACTCCCACTCCTCCATTTTGTCTGAGAAGGGACTCACCGGCCCCCTCCACCCCTACAGGGACCACATGTCTGTGCTGAAAGCTTACTTTGCCATGAACATGGAGCCCAACTCAGAGGAGCTGCTCAAAATTTCCATAGCAGTCGGCCTTCCTCAGGAATTTGTCAAGGAATGGTTTGAGCAGCGAAAGATGTACGAGTATAGCACTACCAGGACCCCACCACTAGAGCACAGGAACAACACGGAAATGGTTGTCGGAACAAATAACCACCAAACTCCTCCAAAAGACTCTTTGGCAGCTAGGTCGCCCATGTCTCTTATCAAGCCTGCCGACCGCATCACGTCCCCCTCCATCGCGGAGCTCCACAACAACGTCAGCAACTGTGACAACTCGCTTAGACATTTGAAGAACCACCAGTTCGGCAGCAACGGCAAGTCCGCCGGCGATAAGTTGGACCACTCCCGCAGCAACACTCCGTCGCCTCTGAACCTGTCGTCCACATCTTCCAAAAACTCCCACAGCAGCTCCTACACTCCAAACAGCCTGACGTCGGAGGACCTGCAAGCCGAGCCGCTCGACCTCTCTCTGCCCAGACTCATGAAGGAACCCAAGCACGCACTGACCATCAAGAGCAGGCCGAAGGTCAACAGCATCACCATCGACCACAACAGCATCCCGTCTCCCCGAGAGCACTTTGAAGAGCCACTGAACTTGGCCTATCTCAAGAAGGACTTCTCAGGCTCAACCAACAATGGGAACCTTGAAAAAAGCACTAGCCCCATCTTTGGCATTAATCCGTTTGCTGCCAAACCTTTGTATACGTCACTTCCACCACAGAGCGCTTTCCCCCCGGCCACATTCATGCCCCCCATGCAGGCCAGCATACCGGGTCTCAGGCCATACCCGGGCATGGATCAAATGGGCTTCCTACCGCACATGGCCTACACTTACGCAGCAGGGGCGGCTACCTTTGCCGAGATGCAGCAGAGGAGAAAGTACCAGCGAAAACCGGGTTTCCAG GGGGACCTGCTTGACGGTACACCAGATTACTTGTCAGGGCTGGACGACATGACAGACCCCGACTCCTGTCTGTCGCGGAAGAAGATTAAGAAGACCGAAAGTGGTATGTACGCGTGTGACTTGTGCGACAAAACATTCCAGAAGAGCAGTTCCCTTCTAAGACACAAATATGAACACACAG GCAAGCGGCCGCACCAGTGCCAGATCTGCAAGAAAGCcttcaaacacaaacaccatCTCATCGAGCACTCGCGGCTGCACTCCGGAGAGAAGCCGTACCAGTGCGACAAATGCGGGAAGCGCTTCTCGCACTCGGGCTCCTACTCGCAGCACATGAACCATCGCTACTCCTACTGCAAGCGGGAGGCCGAGGAGCGGGAGGCGGCGGAGAGGGAGGCCCGGGAGAAGGGCCACCTGGAGCCCACCGAGCTGCTGATGAGCAGGGCGTACTTGCAGGGCATGACTCCTCAGGGCTACCCAGCGGAGCACGAGGCCATCCTGAGGCACGACGGCGTGAACGGAGGGATCAGGGCGGAGGGGCGGAAGGAGGTAGACGGAACGTACGCGAAGATAGGACGGAGGGACGAGTtcgaggaggaggaagaggaggagagcaaGAGCATGGACACGGACCCGGACACGTTGAGGGACGAGGAGGAGAACGGGGAGCACTCGATGGACGACAGCTCGCTGGACGGCAAAACGGAAACCAAATCGGATCACGAGGACGCCATGGAGGACGGCATGTAA
- the zeb2b gene encoding zinc finger E-box-binding homeobox 2b isoform X3 — protein MKQEIMADGPRCKRRKQANPRRKNAALNYENVVETGSETEEEDKLPVSEEDPLINGTGSPASLTNPEVSPRADSHGLLTKDEEDDEMRDSGVEHIWPDNDILSASVDGTDEIKDDFDALGPEATLQAVGNGTVKSMDCTSELEDFFAKRKLDDGDSHVVSIAEYLQRGDTAIIYPEAPEELSRLGTPEATGPEENDLPPGTPDAFAQLLTCPYCDRGYKRLTSLKEHIKYRHEKNEENFACPLCNYTFAYRTQLERHMATHKPARDQHQLLNQAAGNRKFKCTECGKAFKYKHHLKEHLRIHSGEKPYECPNCKKRFSHSGSYSSHISSKKCIGLIAVNGRMRTNLKAGSSPTSASASPTNTAITQLRQKIENGKSLGLADHGSHMSIKTEPLDFNDYKLMMASHGFGAPVPFMNGGMGGNSPLGVNHHNSTAQSPLQHLSMASLESQFGGYPGQLANNLSEVQKVLQIVDNTVCRQKMDCKPEELSKLKAYMKELGNQMEEQKQGLTSSGGPQVGLPLVNHNGATKSIIDYTLEKVNEAKACLQSLTTDSKRQISNIKREKSNHMLEGGVEEKVPENMFTPYACQYCKETFPGPIPLHQHERYLCKMNEEIKAVLQPSENLMANKPGIFMEKNSHSSILSEKGLTGPLHPYRDHMSVLKAYFAMNMEPNSEELLKISIAVGLPQEFVKEWFEQRKMYEYSTTRTPPLEHRNNTEMVVGTNNHQTPPKDSLAARSPMSLIKPADRITSPSIAELHNNVSNCDNSLRHLKNHQFGSNGKSAGDKLDHSRSNTPSPLNLSSTSSKNSHSSSYTPNSLTSEDLQAEPLDLSLPRLMKEPKHALTIKSRPKVNSITIDHNSIPSPREHFEEPLNLAYLKKDFSGSTNNGNLEKSTSPIFGINPFAAKPLYTSLPPQSAFPPATFMPPMQASIPGLRPYPGMDQMGFLPHMAYTYAAGAATFAEMQQRRKYQRKPGFQGDLLDGTPDYLSGLDDMTDPDSCLSRKKIKKTESGKRPHQCQICKKAFKHKHHLIEHSRLHSGEKPYQCDKCGKRFSHSGSYSQHMNHRYSYCKREAEEREAAEREAREKGHLEPTELLMSRAYLQGMTPQGYPAEHEAILRHDGVNGGIRAEGRKEVDGTYAKIGRRDEFEEEEEEESKSMDTDPDTLRDEEENGEHSMDDSSLDGKTETKSDHEDAMEDGM, from the exons CAGCTCTTAACTATGAGAATGTGGTGGAGACGGGCTCAGAGACGGAGGAGGAGGACAAGCTGCCCGTGTCCGAGGAAGACCCCCTGATCAACGGCACGGGCAGCCCAGCAAGCCTCACCAACCCCGAGGTGTCGCCGCGCGCCGACAGCCACGGCCTGCTGACCAAGGACGAAGAGGACGACGAGATGCGGGACAGCGGCGTGGAGCACATCTGGCCTGACAACGACATCCTGAGTGCCTCGGTCGATGGTACTG ATGAAATAAAAGATGATTTTGATGCCCTGGGGCCAGAAGCCACCTTACAGGCAGTTGGAAACGGTACAG tCAAAAGCATGGATTGCACTTCAGAGCTGGAGGACTTCTTCGCCAAGCGAAAGCTGGACGACGGCGACAGCCACGTGGTGAGCATCGCCGAGTACCTGCAGCGCGGCGACACCGCCATCATTTACCCAGAAGCCCCGGAGGAGCTGAGCCGGCTGGGAACGCCGGAGGCAACGGGACCCGAGGAAAACG ACCTGCCACCTGGAACGCCAGATGCCTTCGCCCAACTGTTGACCTGCCCCTACTGCGACCGGGGCTACAAGCGTTTGACTTCGCTCAAGGAGCACATCAAGTACCGCCATGAGAAGAACGAGGAGAACTTCGCCTGCCCCCTGTGCAACTACACGTTCGCCTACCGCACTCAGCTGGAGCGGCATATGGCCACACACAAGCCCGCCAGGGATCAG CACCAACTGCTCAACCAAGCAGCCGGAAACCGCAAGTTTAAATGCACGGAGTGCGGCAAGGCCTTCAAGTACAAACACCATCTGAAGGAGCACCTCCGGATTCACAGCG GTGAGAAACCCTACGAGTGTCCCAACTGCAAGAAGCGCTTCTCCCACTCGGGCTCCTACAGCTCCCACATCAGCAGCAAGAAGTGCATCGGTCTGATCGCCGTCAACGGCCGCATGCGCACCAACCTGAAGGCGGGCTCCTCCCCCACCTCCGCCTCCGCCTCACCCACCAACACTGCCATCACCCAGCTGCGCCAGAAGATCGAGAACGGCAAGTCGCTGGGCCTCGCCGATCACGGGAGCCACATGAGCATCAAAACGGAGCCGCTAGACTTCAACGACTACAAGCTGATGATGGCTTCCCACGGGTTCGGCGCTCCTGTTCCGTTTATGAACGGAGGGATGGGAGGGAACAGTCCGCTGGGCGTCAACCACCACAACTCGACGGCGCAGAGCCCTCTGCAGCATCTGAGCATGGCCAGCCTGGAGTCGCAGTTTGGCGGCTACCCAGGTCAGTTGGCGAACAACCTTAGCGAGGTGCAGAAGGTCCTCCAGATCGTGGACAACACTGTGTGCAGGCAGAAAATGGACTGCAAGCCAGAGGAGCTCTCCAAGCTCAAGGCCTACATGAAGGAGCTGGGAAACCAGATGGAGGAGCAGAAGCAGGGGTTGACGTCGTCAGGGGGGCCTCAGGTTGGTCTTCCATTGGTCAATCACAACGGCGCCACCAAAAGCATCATCGACTATACATTAGAGAAAGTGAACGAAGCCAAAGCCTGCCTCCAGAGCTTGACGACAGACTCAAAGAGACAGATTAGCAATATCAAACGAGAGAAATCCAACCACATGCTCGAAGGAGGTGTGGAGGAGAAGGTGCCGGAAAACATGTTTACACCGTATGCTTGTCAGTATTGCAAAGAAACCTTCCCAGGGCCAATACCTTTGCACCAACATGAACGCTACCTGTGCAAAATGAACGAGGAGATCAAAGCTGTGCTGCAGCCCAGTGAGAATCTGATGGCTAACAAACCAGGGATATTCATGGAGAAGAACTCCCACTCCTCCATTTTGTCTGAGAAGGGACTCACCGGCCCCCTCCACCCCTACAGGGACCACATGTCTGTGCTGAAAGCTTACTTTGCCATGAACATGGAGCCCAACTCAGAGGAGCTGCTCAAAATTTCCATAGCAGTCGGCCTTCCTCAGGAATTTGTCAAGGAATGGTTTGAGCAGCGAAAGATGTACGAGTATAGCACTACCAGGACCCCACCACTAGAGCACAGGAACAACACGGAAATGGTTGTCGGAACAAATAACCACCAAACTCCTCCAAAAGACTCTTTGGCAGCTAGGTCGCCCATGTCTCTTATCAAGCCTGCCGACCGCATCACGTCCCCCTCCATCGCGGAGCTCCACAACAACGTCAGCAACTGTGACAACTCGCTTAGACATTTGAAGAACCACCAGTTCGGCAGCAACGGCAAGTCCGCCGGCGATAAGTTGGACCACTCCCGCAGCAACACTCCGTCGCCTCTGAACCTGTCGTCCACATCTTCCAAAAACTCCCACAGCAGCTCCTACACTCCAAACAGCCTGACGTCGGAGGACCTGCAAGCCGAGCCGCTCGACCTCTCTCTGCCCAGACTCATGAAGGAACCCAAGCACGCACTGACCATCAAGAGCAGGCCGAAGGTCAACAGCATCACCATCGACCACAACAGCATCCCGTCTCCCCGAGAGCACTTTGAAGAGCCACTGAACTTGGCCTATCTCAAGAAGGACTTCTCAGGCTCAACCAACAATGGGAACCTTGAAAAAAGCACTAGCCCCATCTTTGGCATTAATCCGTTTGCTGCCAAACCTTTGTATACGTCACTTCCACCACAGAGCGCTTTCCCCCCGGCCACATTCATGCCCCCCATGCAGGCCAGCATACCGGGTCTCAGGCCATACCCGGGCATGGATCAAATGGGCTTCCTACCGCACATGGCCTACACTTACGCAGCAGGGGCGGCTACCTTTGCCGAGATGCAGCAGAGGAGAAAGTACCAGCGAAAACCGGGTTTCCAG GGGGACCTGCTTGACGGTACACCAGATTACTTGTCAGGGCTGGACGACATGACAGACCCCGACTCCTGTCTGTCGCGGAAGAAGATTAAGAAGACCGAAAGTG GCAAGCGGCCGCACCAGTGCCAGATCTGCAAGAAAGCcttcaaacacaaacaccatCTCATCGAGCACTCGCGGCTGCACTCCGGAGAGAAGCCGTACCAGTGCGACAAATGCGGGAAGCGCTTCTCGCACTCGGGCTCCTACTCGCAGCACATGAACCATCGCTACTCCTACTGCAAGCGGGAGGCCGAGGAGCGGGAGGCGGCGGAGAGGGAGGCCCGGGAGAAGGGCCACCTGGAGCCCACCGAGCTGCTGATGAGCAGGGCGTACTTGCAGGGCATGACTCCTCAGGGCTACCCAGCGGAGCACGAGGCCATCCTGAGGCACGACGGCGTGAACGGAGGGATCAGGGCGGAGGGGCGGAAGGAGGTAGACGGAACGTACGCGAAGATAGGACGGAGGGACGAGTtcgaggaggaggaagaggaggagagcaaGAGCATGGACACGGACCCGGACACGTTGAGGGACGAGGAGGAGAACGGGGAGCACTCGATGGACGACAGCTCGCTGGACGGCAAAACGGAAACCAAATCGGATCACGAGGACGCCATGGAGGACGGCATGTAA